CTGAAGAAGAAGAGAACGACAGTGGGGTGGGTCGGGGAAGACAATGATCGGGGGTGGGGTCGTTTGTGTATGGCTGCTCCTTAGCTTTTTGTTTTTCAGCCTTCTGTGTTCTCTTGTTGCTGGTTCGACGAAGTACGGGAGGGGTCGTTTTTAGAGGtagggtcgtttggagaagatgacGCGCAGGGGGGGTCTGTTTTTGCGTAGCTTTTGTGTGTATTTCAGCCCTCAGCCTTTTTTTGTtccttccgcctcttcttcttaATTATTTAGTCTTAAGCATTAttttatagtgtagagtctaggttgttgggttttaggttaaggggtatgggcctaggaattatgggcttggcaattgtgggctaggtccaaaattaagcctaaaaatgggttgctcgagcccaagttctattctttcgctgagaacgagattaaaaatacggtcccatttgttaattattcctactattcaaataattattaaaataaaattaaccattaaaacaaatctgtttttggtattttcaaatatcatattaaaataaaaatacgatactattgttgtatatatttttttaaagattttttttctctagattaaaaatgactacaaaacattaatgaacctattttttgtgattttttgttttcttgtaataaaataaagtaaaagagtcaaaattgattaaaatagttatattaggcctaaattaaatattttgcgctaaaatatgaaaaatcttggggagggtcaaaaatcacatgtctacaatatatatatattgtaacagcccgaccggttgttttgggCTCTAGCGTGtcattcagtagtttgaggccatgagcagcttcacttcaggtattacgaCTTGTATGCGTGGTCAGAAttaaatttcgggaagttcggagttgatttggaaagagaattctcatttcggaagctttaagttgaaagaattaactaagattggatttttaagTAAACGACCACGGAATCAGAATTCGAAGGTTCCactaggttcgtatgatgatttcggatttgggcgtatgtccggatcgagttttggaagacccgggaatgtttcggcacctattgtgaaagttagcatttttggaagaatttcataagtttgggttgaagtgcatttcagtgttatcaatgtctgtttgggattctgagtttggaaatagctccgtatggtgattctggtgttgggagcgcgatcggaagtgaattcagaggtccgtgtGTCATTTtgggagtcatttggctaaagatagaaatttgaaggttttagaggagtttgaccggaagtggactttttgatatcaaggtcaaaatacgattctggaagttggagtaggtccgtcaTGTCAAAtagacttgtgcgcaaaatttgaggtcaatcggacgtgattggataggtttcgacattgaatgtagaagtttgaaattctaaagttcattaagcttgaattggaaggtgattcatgattttgatgttgtttgatgtgatttgaggccacCAGCAGATCCATGTTATGTTAtaggactggttggtgtgattagaCGGGATGTGTTTCAGGGTGGTTTCAGAGCATTTCGGGCTATTTTGAAACTACTATTTGCTggtgtctggtttccttcttcgcgaacgcgaagggactgccacgttcgcgaagaatgGTAGATGGGGCTGCTGAGTTTATCCTTCACAAACACGACCAAGGctacacgaacgcgaagaaggtaAGGGAGAGTTTGGCCCAAGGCCATTtggcctacgcgaacgcgtagaggaTAACGCAAACGCGATAGGTTTGGGCAGCTggctttcgcgaacgcgatcagGGGGCGCGAAAGCGGAGAAGGATTTTCTGGGTGTGAAATTTCtgagcttcgcgaacgtgagggatGTTCTGTGTTCGCGATGAAGGGTCGCCTGGGCATTGTTCTTTTAAAATCGgagttttggctcattttcactttatttcttccatgggagccgattttggagaaACTTTGGAGTGACATTTtcatcaccaagcatgaggtaagttatTTATACTAGTTTTGAGTAAATACAAGGTTTATATATATAGATTTAGACAAggaaatttgtagaaatttggggatttgaggaaaacctagaaatttgTATTCTTGGATTTATACCACGAtattggacatgaaattgagagtaaattatatatttgagttcgtgaggttatgggtaaactttatcttcgaaaaatttcggaatccggacacatgggcccgagggcgtttttgccaactttttgatcggggttaggaattgttataaattggattattatgagtagttgatcatatattaatggatttgcataattattgtctagttttggagtgttgtgcatcaatttgagtcctcggaagagcgtggaatgctggttatggaacttcagagcgaggtgagtctcatttctaaccttgtaagaggcaattgtccccataggtaaattaattggatatgtgcttctatttgtgggggctacatatgcacgaggtgacgagagtccgcgtgtagctactattatgcttaagtccgggtattCTAgagcccaaaagcatgctttacttgtaatatttgCAACATTGTTGTCAATTAAAAATTCTTAAACACATATCGAATGTATAATAAATTTCTGCAAGGCTAGATATCActtcttgacttttaaaagagaaacttGTCTTTTCCTGAataattgctccttgatgaagtcttgattgactgtttgaatatgtttatctattttgGAACGGGTCAaatgcctcggtagattaaatagatgcatctatggttgtcgttcgaccctcagcagtgcacattttacatttatattggatcgggtcgtacgacctcggcatgatatgcgcatgcttttATTGTTTGCGTGAGATTTATAAATATTGATATTTGTCTTTCCTGGCCGAAGATAAATTGATAAAAGATGATGAAAattaaatctttggaaatccattattatttgggaagttgtttacctgctattCGGCTTTATGAGTTTATAATTGCTTATAAATCCATGAtctcctcccatttttacaaatattattattggaccactagtaagtgtcgaagtcgacctctcgtctctacttctttaagattagacgggatactcattgggtacacattgttttcgtactcatgctacacttgctgtgcatttttgttgcacagacacatgcatctctagtggcctagtgggcatagcagcatggttgatacagagacttaggtgagctataCTTCTCGAGACGACCTGCAACCAGCAGAGTgtctttcagattactgtatttactttctgtccaatttgtattctggacggttgttgtattatattGTTTCCTAGAGATAGCTCATGCACCTGTGACACCTGGTTCTTGGATGATTTTGGGATTATTcaatattaagtttgttaaagactTCATGGTTATTTCTGTGAATtccattatttattatttaatgtataaagaaaatgatttaaacaaatactaaaattggaatttaattaacttcttggtgttggcttgcctgacagtgtgtccggcgccatcatgacccttagtggattttaggtcgtgacatatATGGGTATGACTTGGCTCAGTCCCGtttttgtacagttatgtttctgttagaggtttGTGGATAGTatatctagttgggttgtatgtggccttgtcggctttcagttttagatgtatagttgtctatagcaccCTTGCCAgctcgcccactatattctgcatgtatacgtacatatgccttgatgacaGATTTCCTTAacatatgttattttcgtaatgcagcagatgttattcaggttcatatcttagacgcatgcttaggggtgtttgacaggtaggactcaggcacccgttgcggcccatccgtttgggtcgtgacaagatccATTGTTGATCATGGACACGAGCATTACCGGAGATTGGGAGCAGTTCTTTTCAGGCCCATCGACGTTGCTGAAGATTGGCCGATCCGAGATGTGGATGGTGGGTGCCGGCTGAGTTATGGCTTATCGTCGACGGGTGTTGTGGATCATTCACAGGAacaggtatgtttgtattactattaaaTTTAAATTTGTTTTTATCTCATTGATTCGCCATAAATAACTttataattttcttattaaggcttcatCCCAACCCATCACGAAGGCCACTTTGTGAGATGCTGGGCAGGATGCGACGGATGCTTATATTCAGGAGACCGACGAGACCATggtaataaaaaaaatttaacttaacacgtacattactaatatatattttcatatacTGAGCTGACTTATTCTTTTGTATGTTGCTGATGGACCGACGACCCCTTTTACCGATCCTGCCAGCACTACTGACGATAATACTGCAGCGCATGCTCATAGAAAGAGGCGACatgatgaggatgatcctgatagcgtatcCGGGCAGgatgggatgcgcctcaggctAGCGGATGCATTGAAGCACACAGGTTGTGGGAcacattgattttcttttcttttttgtattttatgcatgctatgtaaatattattttatgtaaataataacaataatttttATACTTACATAATATGCGCATTATATTTTTATTTCcccgtttcttctttattttgacACTACaatacaaacacaaacatagaaacttaacataatttaaatacagtacaactaatgaaaacacacGACACAGAAAACATAAAGATAAAGTACTACACTCAACACATACATGTCATTATTTAGTCACCATCGTCTAGTATTCTCTattccaaccacttaaatttctcttccagcttatttttttcttcttccacctctttgagtttctccttcaactccgcaatTTCTTGTTTATATTCTCGTTCATATTCCCACTGTTTTTTGGTCAAATCATGAAGATACTGCAAAGATTTTTTGTAGCATTCCTGCTCACAGGGTTCATCAAGCCATACCTCAAAGTTGCAAATTTCTTTGTTGTTGCCTCCAAACCTGTTCACACACATCCAGCATCTGCGCCCGACTTGACCGTCATCCCAATAGTCTGCCAACATACAACATTTTCCACATTGGTACATACATGCGGTCAGACATTTGTTAAAGCTAAAAAAACCCTACTTTTATAGAAAGTTTTGCTATTTGTTATGGTTAAGCGCAGAAAACAACTAGAAGGCGCCCGTTATTTATAGACAAGGCAacacacataacgtagtatttaaccgcgctatatatATTCACATAAAATATAGTATTTAATCGTGCTATGCTTGGCGTATTAAAGATTCTTTCTGATACAAAATAACTTTTTCACAGTCGGACAACTTTTTAGAccaacaagacaacacacaaaatgtagtatttaaccgcgctatatatATTCACACAAAATACAGTATTTAACTGTGTTATGCTTGGTGTGTTAAAGATTCTTTCTGATATAGAACAACTTTTTTGCAGTCAGGCAACTTTTCCGAtcaacaagacaacacacaaaatatAGTATTTAACCACGCTATATATATTCAGTTATTTATCAAACATCTTCCTCATATGACAATGTAGTTTTCTAATAATTTTAGAGTGAAACTCGAAAGTGAAcgtaaaaattttcttttttttaatcataTATTAATGGAGAGAAATACGTAGTGTGTGTTGAGTAAAAATTAATATTAGAAATACGTAGTGTGTTTTTCTAATAGATAACGTAAAAAATTTCTAATATTAATTTTCTTTTTTCAGTTGAGTAAAAATTTTTGAAGAGAAATCAACtcaacatccaagttgaagtgattcccattGAATATGTCCATTTCACAAACAGATGTGctaatatatttacccactttccataACCTTGTTTTCTTCTTGGTCACACGTAGCATCCAATGACAAACTATAAACCATCTAcgacaaacaaccttgtatacctcTGGACTTGACTCCCATACTATCATCTCACGATACTCTCTTACGCTGTTCATTTTACAAGCCCTGGTTAGGCGGGCTTTATCGGGAAAAAACATGCCCTTTGCCAACActgttggtctagactcatcccacattgctaaCTGAATCTCATCAAGATCCCTTGTGAAGGCATCCATATCCGGCATATTTGGAAAATTATAAAGGTAGGGAATAtgccttgaatgaaacggcatgtgggactcgtacactcttggtctaacgggaggtggagcatgctccctcgtcagctcaggttcgacattcacttcctcctcctcatcaccctcgtcagggaagggtgtgtcatctccagactcatctgcattgttgtcataatcactattatcttcctGACTCTACGTATTTGCCAAATCTcgagtaaatacgtcgtctacAGGCAACTGAGTAAGGTCAggaccatcaagttgctcgtttttactacacaaacaacaaaataataagctaCTCAAATTGATAAATACTATACATATAGCTATAttacttcacttacaagtcgtaatgtattgacattccatgatggacattaTCATGTTGGTGATGACTTCCGGatggaccaccatgatccaacacaccaaaaacgcatattccaactgggcgtggggtcataacttgtaaaattcatatctgaGGTACCCCATgtggaatatatgagtgttaatacagattcaatacaacaaaaataaatactggaacacaaaggaaaattgaagtttactagtcgtcttgtggattatgtaaagtatgagagaaattatttcctcgctcctcgttcgcccgtggagataagtttagatTCGGTCAAACTCTTTCAACCGGAACCTGTTGGgctaaaactgctccagaataatcACCCTATGATTGAGTGTTATCACTGTTTTGCGCAACATCATTATTGCGAACGACTTCATGCTTCACGTATATTTCCAACAtttttatcaaaataagttcccggtattcatccggagtccccaaaaaatctctcagagtttcatcatcctcgatgttaaactcagtgtaacaagcaaccccttgcggagtcacAAAATACAGATATCTTCCGGTTATTTTAAGATTCACCGAACATTTGCTCAACCTCATTttattgcataacaacgataccagtctatcgtactccattgtaagtggcaactTAACATGATTCTATGGAGATAATCTATAGCTCACTAAGTTATTCGTCACCACAACCTCACCCTCCTCCccaaatataatgaaacccttacttttcgctcttcagacattatgaaAAAAGCTTGAGAATTTAACAATAAGAAAAATTTATCACGAAGTTGGAGTATTTCTGAATGAGTATCCTCAAAACCCTTAACGCATTTAAATAAGGCAATGCCCAATCTGGGGGTCAAATTTTTGGAAGTAAAACGCAATTTAAATAGGCATTTTACATATTTGAATTATTGTAATGTCAGTTAAGCGCAGAAGAGTTATTGGTGAACCTACAAAATAGGTAAAATACGGTAACGAGCCGCACTTTATATACTTGTCTTATCAGTTGTCAGGTAAATCGCGGTTTGTTATCGCGTTTTGTATAAAACGCTGAACCGTATTTTATATAGAATGGTAACTTTTTTTCCACCTAAAAtagtattttgagtccaaaagaaccaaaATGCAAATATGAGATGGATTGTGTTTCGATTTGGTCCGAGGATGAAAAAAAGGACTTGGAAAAGGGAATGTATTTCAGCAGTAAAGAAAAGCTAAAGCTGGGGGTGAAGATTTGAAGTTTGCACAAGAATAGAGAGTACAAGGTATTAACGTCATCCAAGCAATTATATTATGGGCTGTAAGATGTAGGTTGTATAATTCATCGGGTTGTCTATGGTTTCTTCGAGGTCGGAAAGTTGGAGAAAACCTTTGAAAGATAGGAAAGTATTGCGGTGAACATAGATGCGAGATTGAAGGGCTTTCTAATGGCCATGCTAATCTAGATGTGAATTTGATTGTAAACCAAATGGGAATAGATCCAACATACTTGGTAGTAGATGTTCTTTCTAAAGTTGACGAAAAGTTTGGTCATATTGTGACATACAGGAAAGCATGGCTTGGGCGTAAACGCGCATTTGAATTGGTATATGGTGACTTCGAGAAATCTTTTAGTGATCTTCTTCGCTTTTTTTGCAGCTTTTCAACCCTTCAATTCCGGTACAGTTGTTAAATAAAAACATGAGGAGTCAATGAGTTCAACAGAGGTAATGACTTTCAAGTTTGTATTTTGGGAATTCGATTGATGGATTCAAGACGAGTCGCCCGATTATTTCAGTAGATGGAACACATACATATGACAAATATGATATTAAATTACTAATTGCTGTTGGAAATGATAACATTCCGCCTCTTGCATTTGCTATTGTTCATAGGGAGTCGAAGAGGCATGGAAGTGATTTTTTAAAAATCTGAGCACTCATAAAGGACAGAAAAGATATATGCGTGATATCTGATCGGGCAAAAGAAATCTTGACTAGTTTGCCGGAATTGCGTCGATGGCGGGATTCTAGTCACTTATCCGATATATCCAACGATCGAGGAGGGAAAAGGACTTCCAAAAAGATTACCACAGACATTGGATTGTTTAGTGCCACATTGTTGCTGAGACACAAGTGCTACATTTAACTTTACCCAAAAAATTCAAGACTCGATTGATAACTAGGGACTGTCTCGATGAGGATGAAGATGaggaagaaggaaaagaagaaggcgacgaaggagaagaagaagggaAGATGAAGACATAGAGGGTGTTTGgcttagcttataagcacttttttggcttatctatgcgtttggtaaaattaaaagtgcttataagttaagtgcttataagccaaaaataagccaaaagtcataagttggtctcccacaacttatcaaatttcagcttataagcactttaggtttgaccaaaacatttactattttatccataaaatacTTCTTTctaaaacaaaactcttcgtatacctagttcttcagctgcttattattaatttcatcacttttatccaaacacgtaactgcttattttttaaatcaactTTAGCACTTAAAAGTGATTTTCAGCATCTTATGCTTATAagctactctaaatcagctaagccaaacgggctcaTAGTACTGCCGACAGTGAGGAAGTAAtagtctgtttggccaagcttctttttggccaaaagtgtttttttttttttgccaaaagcacttttggcgaAAAATTGAgatgtttgaccaagcttttggaaggaaaaaaagtgctttcgaggagaaacagaagcagttttggagaagcagaaaaaagtaacttatctccaaaagcacttttttgataagcacttttgagaaaaatacacttagaagcagttttttaaagcttggtcaaacactaattgctgttcagaagtgtttttcaaactaattagccaaatataaactgtttctcaccaaaagtacttttgaaaaaaacacttttcaaaataagctgatttttacaGCTTGGGCAAGCGGGGTATAAGTCTTTACAAAGCTTATCCCTTTAAGTTTACCCAATGAACAATGTCGCGTAGATGACAAATTTCCTAAATTTTTACTAGTTTAGTGGAGTAGTATTTTAACCAAGAAAAAAAAGTTTGTTCAATGCTTATCTTTATTAATTAGTAAATCACTTCATCCGTGCAAATTATCTCCATAAGTCAAGATAATCTCCTATGAACTAgtccaataattttttttttaaagtaatgACAATCCAACGACAACGATTTATACCTCCGTTGCATTGAAAACGTTAGTGGAGGTTACGTTATAATATAACTTTTAAAAATTTAAGCAGCAAGATAAAAATGTCACTGACAGGCACGATTAATTTGTGTATGTATCCAGCAAAAACGATTTATACCTCCGTTTAATCCGTCAGCTGTTacttttttctattaaaatttttgaataaaatattttctattttGTTACCGAGAAATACGTTTATATTATTTTggttaaatttaaaaaaaaaaacatactagTTTGGTTAAGTGACTTAAATAGTGGGTTATTTAGGTtaaaaattcctaatttctgAACTTTGATGTAGCACAGGGCCTTTCACCGGGTTCATTACCGAAGAAATGACCAAGCTGACAAAGCCGCAAAAAAGCCGAAAGAGGAAAAATTCCGAAGACCAATGTTCACCTTCTCCATGTTCGTCTTCAAAATCATCGAAAACGGCTAAACTTACCACCGCTTCCTCCAATGACAGTGAGCCATTCCCCGATTTCCATCGGCCCACGCCAGAGGAATGCCGAACTGTGAGGGATGATCTCTTGGCCGTCCATGGTTTCCCCAAAGAATTCATCAAGTACCGCAAGCAAAGATCACTCAATCATGATAATAACATTGGAGATGAAGATGATCATAGTGGTATTGATCCCTGTAAAGAGAGTGTACTGGACGGTCTAATAAGCACCATTTTGTCGCAGAACACCACTGAAGCTAACTCTCAGAGGGCTTTTGCTTCCCTCAAATCCTCTTTTCCAACATGGGAATCTGTAAGCTTTTATTTCAAATTAAGTTACTCCATTAATTCAATTTCTTCATACATGCttgcagaggcggatccagaatttagaGGTTGTCGGTGCCACTCTTTGTGTACACCATATATTTACCTCTagccagaggcggatccagaatttagaGGTTGCGGATACACATATTTACCTCTAGCCACAAAGACTAAATAGAAAGGGCGGGTCGATTCGATATGGTTTTTGTTACTCTGATTAGGTTTTAAGCCTTTTATTCACATACATAAACAAATAAGTTCGATTTTGTCTAGTTACTTTATTTTCAAgcttaaatttgaattatattgTGAAAGGAAATTGCACAGAAAAAAATTTAATGAAAGAGCACCTCCAATTATAAAATTTGCTTAAAAATAGCTTAACGACTACAAATTGTTTGTTTAACTAGATTAATTTACCTTCCGTATTCTCGAGTTTATTTTTTAATCTTAATTCCCAAGTTTATATAGCAATTCTTTGCAAAGCAAAAGCTTCAAATTTTCAATATACGAGAATCAACTCAAAAATGAATATATATAGAATAATGTCGCGTCATCCAAAAAAGAAGATACTATCTATTAACTAAAATCAATTCAAATGACTTATGGAAAGAAATAGTCTGAAGTAAACATATTAGTAGAGAAGAAAAGGAAGGTTAtgcaaagattttttttttaaaagaaaggaagaagcagaaaagaagaagaagaagaagaagaaaattagagagggagatatagtaaataaaaggaagaaaagagaggTGAGGCTTAGAGAAGGaaacaaagaataaaaaagaatagAAACAAGGAAATTGAAACGCAGCAGGCATCAGCAGCGAGTTAATACGTCCATAGAGATTCGACCTCGGGTTCCGTAGGAACAAAAAGACTTCAAAGTCTTCGCTGAACAAGTGGCACCTGACTCTCCTTTTTGCATTGGGGGTGGCACTTAAGTTATATATCCGTTTTGTACTAGATATATAGATACATTTTCAAATTTTAGCCGAAGCGTGCGGGTGCCATACCACCCCTACCTCTCCAGGTAGATCCGCCCCTGCATGCTTGCTTTATTATGGATAAGGATTTGATTAACCAAAGACAGTATTTTTACTTTAAGTTTATAATGGTAACTCTTCCTCTGACTAAACCCCTTCTGAGGTGCTTTTCGTCTATTTTAGGATTTTGCGTTTTTTACATTTTATGTTGGCTCATAGGATTTTACCTGATTCGTGTTACATTGCAAGTGTAGGTACTGGCTGATCCATTTTGTTTTTTATATGGTGCTTTACTTGTTAGTGATGAACAAGAATGATTAATGCTGGTTAGTAAGCTTAGTACTAGCTTTTTGTACTATCGCTCTCTATAAGTTTAGTTTTGGGCAGGGTTTTGGTCTCAATTTTCATTTAAAACCAAGAATGTTCATGTATTTTCTTGACTACTCTATAATTGATTTATTGTGCACCAATGAAATGGATAAACTTTGCCACTTCGGACCAGCTTATTTGTGCAATTTTATCTTCAAATGCCTAGGTTCTCGCTGCTGATGCAAAGCTTGTTGAAGATGCCATAAGATGTGGAGGTTTAGCACCCACCAAAACTTCTTGTATCAAGGGAATATTGAGTTCATTGTTTCAGAAAAAAGGAAATCTGTGCTTGGAGTACTTGAGAGAACTATCTATAGAGGAAATCAAAAGGGAACTCTCTTGTTTCAGAGGGATTGGCCCCAAAACGGTAACTTGTGCTCAGTTTTCCTTGAAATTTTGCTTATGGAATAAATGGACCGTGCTTAAGTCCAATATGAGTTGAGTTTGGATTTGGATATTGATATGCGTATGCCTATTTGTCAGTATCAGTAACTGTTATTTTCGGTATTACTCGTCTCTTAGAGATGCACAAGTTCCTATTGGCATATTAATTGAACAACCATGCCTGGATTcagataaaaaaaaataacattTTCACATTTCTTCTCTTCATGTTGATAACTTGACAGCGGCACCTCTGTAAATAGAAAATGAGGACCTTGTTCCTCTTTGTTATTTGTCCTCCTCAGAACTATGAAAACTTACTAGGAGATTCTttattattacaagaaaaatattaattttttggaGAAGTTCATTTTTAAGCTATAAAAATGCCTTTATAGTGTATTCCTACACTATTTGAGATACCCACCTTCTGCTCTGTTCTATTCGTGGTACCTCAGAAACTGCAATTGCTTCCAAGCTTTTCTGATGTCAATGCTTTGTCCACCCTCTACTGCATGCAatgttatcaaaggcgaaaagctCAAAGAAGCTCTATGGCCTTttggggctttaagcgcaaagcgcAAATAAAGTGTGGACTTTAATGAAAAAAACGCACGAATGGAGAAAAACTACAAATATGTATGTGTAGTCCAAGACTAATATCTATAAGCATGAATACCAAATATACGAacacagaaattgaagaaattttACAATAAAGTTGAATATCAATTGTTTAGTGTCGCCTCTTGATGACAACATTGAAGCGCACGCTAAGTGAGGCGAAACGCTTAACATGTTTTGACCctcgcttcagggcttaagcgcgcCTTTGATAACATTGATTGCATATTTGGGTTGATTACCATGCTTTAAAGTAATAACCTTTTTTTTATAGGGTGAGGGGTGGGTGTGGGGCTAATTTTTTGGTGCCTTCAAGCAAAGAGAATTTTTCTCCTTGTCTCTTTTCAGAAGAGTAAATAAGTGGTAGAGAATTCTCGATCACACTTCTTTTTCTTGCTATAATTGTTTACAACCCAAGTTTTGtagaataaaatatatatttgttTACAATCCAAGTCCCACCTTACCATGAGGGACGAGAGTGACGTGGGCAGAGTGGGGTGGGAGTCCTATAAACTATAATGACTTTGGTGAACCTCCACTTTCCTTCCATCCCTTAAACCTTT
This sequence is a window from Nicotiana sylvestris chromosome 3, ASM39365v2, whole genome shotgun sequence. Protein-coding genes within it:
- the LOC104241347 gene encoding putative DNA glycosylase At3g47830 isoform X1; the protein is MTKLTKPQKSRKRKNSEDQCSPSPCSSSKSSKTAKLTTASSNDSEPFPDFHRPTPEECRTVRDDLLAVHGFPKEFIKYRKQRSLNHDNNIGDEDDHSGIDPCKESVLDGLISTILSQNTTEANSQRAFASLKSSFPTWESVLAADAKLVEDAIRCGGLAPTKTSCIKGILSSLFQKKGNLCLEYLRELSIEEIKRELSCFRGIGPKTVACVLMFHLQRDDFPVDTHIFQIAKTLRWVPTAADVKKTYLHLNRRIPDELKFDINCLIYTHGKVCRECSGKGSDKPKKEHSDKLCPLLCQSSNAI
- the LOC104241347 gene encoding putative DNA glycosylase At3g47830 isoform X2 is translated as MTKLTKPQKSRKRKNSEDQCSPSPCSSSKSSKTAKLTTASSNDSEPFPDFHRPTPEECRTVRDDLLAVHGFPKEFIKYRKQRSLNHDNNIGDEDDHSGIDPCKESVLDGLISTILSQNTTEANSQRAFASLKSSFPTWESVLAADAKLVEDAIRCGGLAPTKTSCIKGILSSLFQKKGNLCLEYLRELSIEEIKRELSCFRGIGPKTVACVLMFHLQRDDFPVDTHIAKTLRWVPTAADVKKTYLHLNRRIPDELKFDINCLIYTHGKVCRECSGKGSDKPKKEHSDKLCPLLCQSSNAI